A window of Carassius carassius chromosome 48, fCarCar2.1, whole genome shotgun sequence genomic DNA:
tctttcaaaagcatcaccaaccccaaacttttgaacgatataGTGCATTAACTACAACACAAAACatgcatattataaataaatgttaatttaatttcaaagcaGATGGTAAGTCTGTCTTTAAAGGTTGACGTGTTACCACTGAATATACTGTACTATCCATCTCATTTAGAGGAAGTCTCACCTGGTCTTTAAGCTGTTTGACGGAGTGCTGCAGGGTGAGGATGTGGCCGAACAGAGGGCTCTGCAGGGCTTCCTTCAGCGTGCCGAGCCTGTCGCTGTGGGTCCACTCTTCTCTCTGCACGAGCTTGGACTGAAGTCTTTCCAAGGCCTGGAGCACCTGCTGCCGCTCGGAAGCAgacactgagaacacacacaatCAAGATATTAACCATGCTAAGTCGGATTAAAGCATTATATACTTgcttggatgaaaaaaaaaaaaaaatcacaaaaatgagTGATACCTGTCGGTACGTTCTCATACATCGTCGTTATCTTGGAAATTCAGTGCAGATTGATCTGTGAAAGTGGAtggaaatacatttcaaaatgtatcagtcaatatatatattttttttaatcactagcTGCTCACTACCCTCCCTGGAAATCATTGCTCACTCCCATTATCTCTCAGGGGCACTAAATGAGATAGATAGTATATTTAGTGGTAACACATAAACCTTTAAAGACAGCCTTACTTTGAGCTTTGACATTAAATTAACATGTATTTataatctaacctgcacctgctctcttactgcactggtcacagtactttacatacatgtatttgcactaatcatattttgcacagactgcacattgTTCAAGCTATCacactgtaaactgtctaaaATTGTTACCGTTCTATTTctctactgttattttgcatagaatacattgtttaacaatactattgcacactcatccaactgtatttattaccactgttcttatGCTGCTGCTTGTTATAATGTAGATATAATCCCTaaattgcattcctatttatattctgtatatactctgctcaatactgtatatagcaactccactgttaATCATAGCTTCACTTGCAATAATAATATGTGCAATGATATATCTATTCACTAAATCCCCACAGTTACTTATTCCATTCAAACTGTACTTTTTAATGAACTTAATGTGCATATCAATGTGAAGGCCAACGTGCAATACTATAAATGGTCACTTTACTCAGATTGCTAAATGTGAATAACAAGACTCAGTCACTtgttgtatttacttatttaaattgtattgtactgtacagtcttatttattgtctttGGTCATGTGTTTGTTTCTCTAACGCCAAGTCAGGCGCAGTGCTCCTAATTTCATTGTATGCCGAAaaatacaatgacaataaaggcgtccaattcaattcaataatgGCATTTACTAATACTAATTTCAATGAGGCTACTTAGTtgccttttaaaattattttagggAAAATATATccattacaatttttatttttgagtgtaatttctgttaaaaaattattacaaatgtaagtaatactactactactaataaaaataataataataatttaatggttGACAGACTAAATAGTTGAAGTTTCAAATTTGTTATGTagagaaatatataaaaacaatgcaaCTGTAATAGTTGCTGTTATTGTAATTAATATcagtaatgaaaataattttatgagctgtaccaaacattttcatatttattctatgtacacaaattaaatatacagtaactcataattaaactttttaaagTTATATTAATTTCTATGAtgactttgacttttttttccactttccATAAAAAAATGGAAACCATGCAAAGGTTATAATTCACAAATCATCAATCTTTCTCCAAAAGATGGTAGCAAATCTTAGTTTTACTTAATGTATGCTGGCATGATGCATTTCTTTTCATGTGATCAAACAGAAATTAATGCATCTTATTATGTAGGactcaagtatttttttctataaCCTGTAAAGATATCTTTTAAAAGAGGAGTTGGTAGTTTCAGTTCACGTGAACCGCCAACTAAACAAAAGTGAGAGTATCTACCTTACTTACCTACAATTTTCGCCCATGCACTTGGTCTTGAGGTTGAATCAAACCTCTGTCGATTTGGAATCCCTCACCAAACACAATCCAGCATTCCAGGTAGTGTTTAGGGCTGAGATTGAGTCCTGTTTTGTCTGTTCGTGTGTGTTTACACCTGAGCGAGTCTCACCTGGAACCAGGAAGTGCGTGAGCATTCACGTTTCCGTGAactttatttaagtttaaacacaAGTTAACAAAGAAACCACCATGTAACTGAAGGATAATGAGATGTTTATATTAATACTCTTCAattaaagcattatttatttaatgtcatataatataaattacataaacgCTATCAAACAGGTGCATACGCATAAAACACCCGAGTCACCGCTCTGGAATCAGTGCAATAACAACGAGACGTTaatgaataattttataaatcGAAACGTACTTTGTTTTCAAatatctataataaataataacttaaaaaagaatgaaaatacaCAAACGTGCTCCTGCTTCGCAATACAATCCCCATTATGTGACACAGGCTAGCGCAGTTAGCAGCTTACAAAGTTGATTATCAGCATCAAACACCGCGAATAAGTTGAACCGATATTTGGTTTTAAATGCAAACTTGCTCTAACGAAACAAGCTGGCTTTGTTAAGTATATACATTAAGTTAAAGGCGTTAAATAAGAGAATTACGAGAGACTTACACGCTATGTGTGCGGCGAATCTAGTGCACTGTTTCTTTAAGAGCTCCGTCAGTCACGTGACAGTTCAACATGGCGTTACACTGGAGGAGTTTGTTGCGCTTTCGCTCAAAAACACGGCTGCTGATCATCTTCACCTTCTGCCTGACTGTCATTCACAGCCTGGGGAATGATGTGGACAACTGTGATAAACTGCAGCTGGGACAATATCCTTTCAAAACCGCGTAAATATATAGCGATCTTTTAAACAGTAGTCGGTCAGCTAGAACTGTCGCTGTTAATGGtgcttgtttttaatataaatgtacttatttaactTACAAAACATTGTTTGACATAATGACGGAACAGATATTAGGTGTTGTGTTTTAGATTTGTGATTCAATCTTATATTGAGTGATACAGAAAGTTATACTCATTATGCCTTACATTGCATGAGCTTAATTAGGTTTAGACCTGTTTGAACATTGcagatgtttttgtttaaaaaatacccACACTGGTTAAATTTTCTATATCTATAAGTGTTAAACGGACGAATAATAAACGCCACTGACTGCCACTGATTGCTCATGAGTCATTCCCCCATAACTATTGGAAATCAGCTTCAATGTTGCTTCATTATTAAATGGCACTTAAGTTCTCCTTAACAGAGCTCATGTATGTGTGTAAAGAACCCAAAATAGATGATGCAACTCAAGAACCAGAAAACTGCAAGGACCGGTTGGCTTGGGGTGGGTCAGCTGTGtacatttttactatttaaaatgctGTTATTGTAGTGTGTAAATAAAcatttagtaaataattaaattatgttataacaatataaaataaaatataatttataataaatagttTCATTATATCTTTTTATAATCATAATATAAATAATCTTATGGTCACATTTAATAGTATAcgtttgttataattttttatcatgttacatttttatactaactttaataatataatcatgtaatatataatacatataatatataattacaatacttttatgtattgtaaaaagtttttaaatgtttagaaaaatgttttatgtaaattatgtacactataaaatgtaattgttctaCACTATATATAGATGTAGTGTGTACATTTGTCATGTAAATAATATAGAATGTATAATTAAAAAGTGTATTATAGTACTTAACgtatacatatattataatatttgtaatattatgatCAGTATAGTGtgtacatatacattttataaataatattacaatatgattattttaatatataatttatataatgtataattaatagtaaatattacattaatagtttttttacaatattattatacatttatattgaacattaacattttatagataattattttaaacttatataataattatacataatcatgtaatatatttattgtaacattatatatttaatatttatatatatatatatatatatatatatatatttaataattaaaataatacactataattatatataatgcaCTACAATGTTGTAATAATGTTGTGTACTAATGTAATTATGTAATATATTGTATCTAttgtagctatatatatatatacatacactcacctaaaggattattaggaacaccatactaatacggtGTTTGACCctctttcgccttcagaactgccttaattctacgtgacattgattcaacaaggtgctgaaagcattctttagaaatgttggcccatattgataggatagcatcttgcagttgatggagatttgtggtaTGCAtatccagggcatgaagctcccgttccaccacatcccaaagatgctctattgggttaagatctggtgactgtgggggccattttagtacagtgaactcattgtcatgttcaagaaaccaatttgaaatgattcgagctttgtgacatggtgcattatcctgctggaagtggccatcagaggatgggtacatggtggtcataaagggatggacatggtcagaaacaatgctcaggtaggccgtggcatttaaacgatgcccaattggcactaaggggcctaaagtgtgcaaagaaaacatcctccacaccaatacaccaccaccagcagcctgcacagtggtaacaaggcatgatggatccatgttctcattctgtttatgccaaattttgaccatctgaatgtctcaacagaaatagagactcatcagaccaggcgacatttttccagtcttcaactgtccaattttggtgagctcgtgcaaattgtagcctctttttcctatttgtagtggagatgagtggtacctgatggggtcttctgctgctgtagcccatccgcctcaaggttgtgcgtgttgtggcttcacaaatgctttgctgcatacctcggttgtaacgagtggttatttcagtcagagttgctcttctatcagcttgaatcagtcggcccattctcctctagcatcaacaaggcatcaacaaggcattttggcccacaggactgccgcatactggatgtttttcccttttcacaccattctttgtaaaccctagaaatggttgtgcatgaaaatcccagtaactgagcagattgtgaaatactcagaccggcccgtctggtaccaacaaccatgccacgctcaaaattgcttatcACCTCTtgcccattctgacattcagtttggagttcaggagattgtcttgagcaggaccacacccctaaatgcattgaagcaactgccatgtgattggttgattagataattgcattaatgagaaattgaacaggtgttcctaataatcctttaggtgagtatatatatacatacatacatacaatatttcaatcattataattattcactgtaattatatattatgCACTACAATGTTGTAATAGACTATGGAAACTTAGGATTAGTTTCATTACAGTGGAATGTCTACCAGCTCCAAACATCAGCTGTCGGCTGTCAAATGGAACACAGTTTAAATTCAGTGGTGAAGAGGTCGGGTTCAACAAAAGCATCCCGTGTCGAAATGTGTAAGTCAAATTTACTCTGGTTTTGAGTATGGATTATTCCTATTTGTAAATAGTCTGTGAATATCTTTGAATAAtatggatgtgttttgtttttcattaggAGTGGTTACTCATACAAAGTAGCTCTTGCGTTGTCACTCTTCTTGGGATGGATTGGGGCGGATCGGTTTTACTTGGGATATCCAGCCTTGGGTGAGAACGTACTATTTGACATTTATTGTTGGTCTTTTTGGTCCATTCTTTATAGACACTGTGAGATTTAAGACAGGAAACAATAGAAAGTAAAATCTGTAAATGTCGCAAACCAGATTCAAACTTGGCTAAATGTGTAGGCCGCTAGGCCATGGATCCAAcgctgctttttttttctttttggctgTGTGCCGTAGCCCCAAATCACCTTTTTCTGGCACCCATTTACCCATCAATAATGAAAATATCTCATGCCTGTGCTGCGCTGAAACACCAGAGACCTTTAGAACAGACACAATCAGTCCTGGATATTCTGCTGTTGACATCATCTCTTGTATCCTATCCAAGGACACACCTTTTCACCAGATGTTCTCAGAATAAGAATCATACAGATGGATTTTTGGATCTTGCACTGatcttgatatttttttttgcacttcttgatTTTAAGAGGCAGATGCACATTTCAGCACTGACATGGAAATTTGGTCTGATATGATAATTATGGATATATATACTGATAAATATTATGATTAAGATACGACAATAACCAAAATAACTGTATATTAATGATCGAccaatatatgttttttcctaaTGCACAAACCTCGTAATGCAATCTAGAGAGCAGGGTGTCTCATATTAtctcaattctgttttttttaattattattctgcAAAAGTAACTAAAAgaataagtattattttttaggatatattaagtttttattgttttcagttttcatcttattttgcttaatatttagttttttttatgctttcatcattttttttttttttattctaaattgatataattttctttctgttttagttttagttttgtttcagttagtaattttagtacttaagatagttgccaaggcagcaatttaaatttttggctagtttaagtttttttttatctaatatttatattttatgtcagctttatttgaataaaaaaaataataattatatatatatatatatgtatatatgtgtgtgtgtgtgtgtgttttagttaatgataacaacactaatatttttatttatttatttttttactacaaTGCAATAAATAATTACCACATCATATTAATGATAATCAGTATAGGGAATagtaaatgtgcttaattgtcatgaaaataatgtctaaatgaaacaaataaataaataaaaatgctcttGAATTTAGGTAGACATGTGACCTGGATATGTTCTTTATAGGTTGTGTGGGAGTGCCTCCATCAGCCATGGTTtaaaagccaaaaaaacattgatttaaagtTTTGATCAAAGACTGGTTATTAAAATGGTTTTTAGCCTTTCTGTTAGTTAGTTAGAGGAACTCTAAACCTTCCCCTTTGACAACAGTATTAACAATCCCCACCAGGTCCACGCCTGTTTTGAAAATAAACTCCTGAGAGAAATCCCCGCACACACTGACGTCATGTAACAGGTTTGTAGCGCTTTAAAGAAAAGTTCACATGTGAGGCCAACAATATCAGTCCTTATAGAACTGTAGATCACGCGCTGCTTTTCAGAACATGTGAGAAACCCACCGATGACCCTTTTCCGAGCACCTTGCTCTTTTTTGGCACCAGCTGTTTTAACAAAACGAATCAGCATGCAACAACTAATTAACTAAAACAGTTCTCCTTTACCATCAGATCTCATGGTGTTCGTCTATCCCATAGTGCAATTATTGTCATTGCTTGCAGATGAGTTCAAGTCGTACATCTAAATCCCAAGGCGGAATGCAGCGGGAAGCTGTCTTTTTGCCTCTCTCCACGTTTTAAGGACTTCCTGATCAATTAAGCACCTGCTTTAGCACAAAAGGGCCTGGGCATTTGAAGGTCCCCCTTGTTCCCGGTTTCTTTGTCCAGGAGCACCGGAGTTTGTGAAAGGCAGGCTCACACTGCGCAGGAGTCGGGTGTATAGACGTGTTCATTGAGAGAGTAATTGCCCAGCAGCTCTGAGGTCAGTCCAGACCAGGTGTGATTCAAAGGAAGGCCTGGACTTGTTGAGAAGACATTCTGCAGGTGGCTTTTTTGATATCCGTCCTGGAATCAACATGCCTAAATCCCTCAAAGACCAATTATAAGTAATATTAGGGATGATTAGCAGCAATTATGTTTGAATCGCAGGATGGAAGAGGTTTTTTAATGGACTGTAGATCTGTGTTTTTCAAATGAGCACTCAGTGGACATCCAAGTAGGCCTACATAAATTTAAAcctaaattgtttattttgtggcAGTTGCATGGACATTATAAACTTTGCTCATAAATGCTAATTAAATGACATACCATTCCACACAAAATCCTAGATGGAAACAAGCCGATTAAACAACCTTGCACAGTGGTTTGAAAACTTCACCAGAAGTAGTCTGCACTACTGCaagcatgaaaaaataaacacttcCTTAGGTGCACGGAAAAATAGCTTTGCCCTCAAAATTGTTTTTCTGTGGTCAAGTGTTTTTGGACACAGACTGGTTATGACGGGAGGCTTGatagtatgttcctggttaacgTGTGGCTCACTCTTTGTTTGCTTCCAGGCCTGTTGAAATTCTGCACTGTGGGGTTCTGTGGAATTGGAAGCTTAGTGGACTTTATGTTGATATCCATGCAGGTAAGGCTTTTGACCCATTTATTGATGTATGCATTTCCTTCTGCTTTTTTTCCCTCAAAGGttgatccattttattttttcattttggtcaggatttagtttttttatattgcccaaatgttttctttctgattGGTTGTAATTGTGTCGCTTCACATTGTACTTTGCTTTCACTGAGGGCAGAATTCTGTTTTtggattttggattttttttttttatgtcatgaatgtcattaaaaaaaaagaaattacatttatatcatataaatagattaatttttttattatgctgtaattatcaataatattaatatacatgtatattatttatttaaattttgcagTGAAATATGACATTTCTTCAAAATCCTGCAAGGGGGGATGCATGAGCTATCTTCATTGTGCCATTTGATCAAGACCTTTCATAAAtatactgtaagtcactttggttaAAAGTGTCTTCTAAATGATTACGAGATTACATTTACCATATTAGGGGAGTTAGCAGGGGAGGCACTTTACCCACAATCCCCTAATTGAGCTGCAGACACAGAGACTCAGCACTGACTTGTACTTGAATGCTTGTGTTTGTATTCAGTGGCACCTGTGTCTCTCTTCCAGTGCCTCCAGCACTGTGAAAGGAGCTAATGAGAGCGTGGTTTGTTTTCGCCGCCTCCTCGTCCTGTCCCGAGTCGCACGGTCCCACAGGACACCCCTAACCCCTATTAAAGGCCCCCTACACCTGACAAGAGAAAAAAGCAGCTCCATTTGTCATCTTGTTAGGCCTAACCTCACCCACTCTACTCTCATTAGGCCTCACTGGCCTGAATGAAACTATACATAAGAGACGTTTGCTCACTTCCACACTCCACTGGTGACAGATATTTATGGAAAGCTCTTATGTGTTTAAAGGATGGCTCCAGGAATAATTATTACATGTACTTTAGAATTTGGCGGACTTCTGCATCATATGTTGGAAATGTTTGCGTCTCCCGCTGCTagtgaaaataaacattttttttttttttggagatttgCTCAGATGTGTCTGAGCTACTCTACACTGGGGGAACAATGACCTGATGTCATCAgacatgttttaacatgttgGAAAAGATCAGGACAGGACAGTGTGTTATGATACCAAATTTGCCGTTCGTCTCAAGAATGACATGTTTATCAGGAATATGCATCATTTTTAAGCACTAAAAGTTCTGGCCTTTCCGTCTCTTTCAAATTTACTGATTCAATAAACAGTGTGCGGCTCAAATCCTCCATACCTTGTTTGATTATTAGTAGTCGCCTGCAGCGCACTACCTCAAAACAATACCTGTCCATTCATTGACAATTTCACGCTCCTGCCAGTTTATCATCACTCCTTCAGTCGTTTTGTGTTCCTCCTCGGAAATACCCGCTTTTTCCTAGTCGCAGTGGATAAATAAAGCAggcctttatttttttaaatggccgGGTGGCTTTGATTAGCAGAGccactgcagtgtttattgttctCTTAATGTCTTATTGAAGGCCCTGGGAGAGCAATGCTTTTAAGAAGTGCCTCTAGCAGCCAAAGCTGTCACGCACTAACATTCTCAATTAGCTGTCGACTGTCGGGCCTATTCGTTTTTAAAATTTTGACACTTTTGATAAAGAGTATACCCTTGCCTCAAGACCCCATTTGCACACATCGCTCCTCTCTAAAACCTCATATTTTATACACAAACTACCTCCGCTAAGAGCAACGTCGTCCGGGAAATGCATCTTTGACAACTAATGAATAAACACCTGGGACGTTACTGTTATTTATATCCCCTCCCGCAAGTCGCCCCACGTTTTTCCTTTTGGAAGTAATGATGCAAGATTAATGTTGCTGCGAAACTAGGTTTGAAAGTGGAGGCATCAAGCAAATTTTATGGATTGAATGTTAACGTTATGAGAGAACATGAAACTCTAGTTGACTGCCACACAGATCTAGACAACTCTCGGCCGATACCATTGCAAAAGGAAATAGCTTGTATTGGGCCGCTGTCAGACAAGCGCTAATCTTGACATGGTAGAACTCAGTGTCTGTGTTTGGTGGGCACATTTCTCCCTCTACCAGATGTGTGTTCTCATTATCATCCCGTCCCAAAGCGGGAGTGGAGCAGAGCCGGCCGGGCCAGGTGTTGGGCACGTATGCCTGCAGGAAGCTGTTTCACCATGTTTGTGCATCAGTCCAAGCATGTTGTTTAGGTAGTAGCTGATCTCAGAACTGGCATGGGCCCCAGTTTGAGCTGTAGGCTCATAGCTAAAGCTCTGATCAGGGGACTGTCCTTCGGGACACTCCTCCTCACCAGGACTCCAAAAGCAACCTCAATTACAGCACTGCCTGGGGTTAAACTTAAATTGCTTCCAGTTCGGCATTACTGTCTTACAATTCAATTATATGAGCATGAGCCATCTGAGGAGGATGATAGACCCTACCAACCCACCTGGTATTCATCATTGTGTAATGTGGAATCATGTAATTGTCTGGTGAAAGATTACATTGTTCTGTAGGTCTCCCTACGCTGCTCTGACATTTGAGACTCATTCCGTTTGCTCTGGTGTAGATCGTGGGTCCATCAGATGGGTCAGATTACATTGTGGACCACTACGGGGCACGACTCACCCGTCTTACGATAACAAACGAGACCTACAGAAGAACGCAGCTCTCTCCGTGAAGACACCAGGTGAGAACTTTACTATACAACTTAACTATACAAGGTTGGATGGGATAGTTGTGAACCCTGTCACACAAAACCAGCAGAGAGAACAGTACAATGGGCGTTTGGGTAAGCGGCATATTTTGAAAGTTCTTCAAAGACTTCTTAATAATGTGAGTCAAGGTCAGTGGTGATCTCGAGTGACCTCCTGGGGTATCAAAGCAAACTGGCAGACCAAGGACACCTTCAGCTGTGCTCTAAGCCCCTGTCCACCGCCCCTCACTCTCCCGTTCCCCAGAAGGGGCTCCCTGCTCTGGGGAGAGAGAATGATTAAATATCAGACGTGCTGAGAGGATGTTGGGAAAGCACAACGGGGTCGTGAGATTGCACTTATTATGGCTGGCACCAGGGCTGCATCTGTTGAATTTTGTCCTGGTACTCCACACACATGCTCTTGCAGACATCCCCCATATCCAAAAGAAAATAGTGGCTGCATTGTAGACGATTCCTGTGTCTGTCCCCTATCAGTTTCTGTTTCCTGCCAGTTTGGCGCTCTGGTCAACATTTGCTGCCGCAGTGGTAATGGCGGTGACAGGGTGTTATGTGGAATGGGACCCACGTGGAGACCATTACTTGCTCTCCTGTGTTAACATTGTTCTAGTGTAAGCCTCCAAAGAGACAAGGTCTCTGTCCCTGATTCTCTCATCTTCTTGTCTCTTTGCCCCTCTTTTCTTTTATATCTCACTTGCTTTCACCCAAAGCTCACTAGCAGAGTTTCATGCAAGTCTAGTCTGAAAGCAAATGCATTTTCATGAGAGAACTGTCACTGAAACTTAAGTCCAAGACTAGATTTATCTATGTTTGACTTAAAAATATTAGGACTCCACCTCTGACCATCATCCTTGTTATTTCCTTATAACCCGATCTAGATGAGATGATCTAACATTATATCTAGTGCTATATCAAGACAATCATCCCTTATTTAGAAGAACTCAATGTAGATCTAGATAAAGTTTGCCAGATATAGACAAAGCAACCTACGTGTCAAATGGTCCAGTTGTATCTTAAGAGTTCAAtggcttgtcactggggcagtacccttaAAGTACCTTAGCTACCTTAAAAGATAAATATTAGTACCTTAGagtaataatataaacaataaatttaCTCCTATGAATCTTTCAGGGTAAATAAGGTTTAGATATGTCCCTTTGAGGGTTCTGCCCCAACAACAAGATATTGTACCCCTAGAATtactatgtatttatatattttttctgacaATATACAGGGCATTAAACCTTTGATAAATGTCCTAGAGCCAACTTAATCCTTCTTCTGTTTTTCTATGTTTCATCCTTATAAAGAGGTTTCCCCTGTTTAAATCAGCTCTGGAATGAATCCAGAAATACAAATGTTGTTCGTTCTCATATAGGAAAAATGACACTGATCCATTTTCAGCATTGGAAACATTCCATTGCCACATGTGTCTTCTCCAGTTTGGGAAGAGACTGATTTATCTTCTGCTTGTGTTATCCTGGACCTGCTCCCAAACAGAACTAACTCTTTCCATTCTGCCATTTCAGGTGGATCCCAATGAGATGACCCACCAAATAAACAGGATAGTGTTATGTAAATCCCATCCTTTCTTTAGATATGTATTTGCCGTTTCCAAACACGAAGACAAATGGACATGCCAAACTACGCTCTGGGAAAGACTAGCCCATATCTGGAGTCTGTAAACATGGCTCATGCATATGCTGAGTTAGCGCTGGTCCCTTTGTCCAAGTTCTGCTCGTATCCTGGTGTAGCTGTTTTTTCCACTGTCCTCTATCACTCTCTCTCCATCAATCTTTCTCTTCCTTTGAGTCATGCTGCTGGAATGTCATCCatcttttgtttcttttcattCCTGTCCTCACTAGCTACATATTGTTGGGCCCCGTATGATGTTTTGATGTTATTTAaacactgtaaataaagttttatCATCATATTCTGTGCTGACATGTTTTCTACTTTGCATAGTTAGTAGAAATGCGCAAACCCATGGGTTTTCATATTGGTACTGGACAATATTAGTGAATGTTGATTTTTGTCATTGACCTGAATTGGCCAATATTAGTAAGGCAATTTTTCTGATTCAGATGCtatatttgtatattgtatattttttgtgtgtgcgtgtgtcatcatatttgtattgtattggcCATAACATATGAATAATATCTGGTATCGGCCAAAATAATCTCTAATTGTTAGATATCATATAATATTGGGTTGTTACACCTTTTAGGTGTCTTTTAAAAGTGGTCCATCGTTATCCCCTATCATCTTCAAGCGGTCTGTGTCGGACCAATGTCAAGTGCT
This region includes:
- the tm2d1 gene encoding TM2 domain-containing protein 1 isoform X2; translation: MALHWRSLLRFRSKTRLLIIFTFCLTVIHSLGNDVDNCDKLQLGQYVCKEPKIDDATQEPENCKDRLAWVECLPAPNISCRLSNGTQFKFSGEEVGFNKSIPCRNVSGYSYKVALALSLFLGWIGADRFYLGYPALGLLKFCTVGFCGIGSLVDFMLISMQIVGPSDGSDYIVDHYGARLTRLTITNETYRRTQLSP
- the tm2d1 gene encoding TM2 domain-containing protein 1 isoform X1; this encodes MALHWRSLLRFRSKTRLLIIFTFCLTVIHSLGNDVDNCDKLQLGQYVCKEPKIDDATQEPENCKDRLAWVECLPAPNISCRLSNGTQFKFSGEEVGFNKSIPCRNVSGYSYKVALALSLFLGWIGADRFYLGYPALGLLKFCTVGFCGIGSLVDFMLISMQVDPNEMTHQINRIVLCKSHPFFRYVFAVSKHEDKWTCQTTLWERLAHIWSL
- the tm2d1 gene encoding TM2 domain-containing protein 1 isoform X3; translated protein: MMWTTVINCSWDNILSKPQLMYVCKEPKIDDATQEPENCKDRLAWVECLPAPNISCRLSNGTQFKFSGEEVGFNKSIPCRNVSGYSYKVALALSLFLGWIGADRFYLGYPALGLLKFCTVGFCGIGSLVDFMLISMQVDPNEMTHQINRIVLCKSHPFFRYVFAVSKHEDKWTCQTTLWERLAHIWSL